Below is a genomic region from Bacillus thermozeamaize.
TTGGAACGGACCGGATCAGACAGACGTTGTGGGGTATTTGGATCACAGGGAAGTGTTTTTGCGGGGAAGAGGCCTGAATCATGTCGTGCCCTTGGACAGCTGCCTGCCGGGTGATGACATGATGGCCCATTATAACGATGCCTACGTGAGGGAAAAAAGCGGGCAGATGCGGTTCGGAGAGGAGGCTTGAAAAAGTCCGGCCTGTGGGCAGGCAAACGGTTTTATGCAAGCGGTGATATGCAGAGGAGGGTGTGAGCAGGGATAGATGGGACGGATAGGGGGTGCCGTTTTGCGTGATGAAGGCCGCAAAACGCACCCCCGGCAAAATGATTAAATGATTCATTTGAAGATGACCATATGCCGACTAGATGGAAAATCCGCCCAGTTTCGTCTCAAGGTATTCTTCAATTCCCTCTTTGCCGCCTTCCCGGCCCAGGCCGCTTTCTTTCATTCCGCCAAATGGCGCGGCGGCAGCGGTCGGGTTGATGTCATTGATGCCGATGATGCCGAAGTTCAGGCCCTCAAACATCCGCATCGCCCGGCTCAGATCTCGGGTGTAGACATAGGCGGCCAGGCCGTAGTGCGTGTCGTTGGCCATCTGAAGCACTTGCTCTTCATCCTCGAAGACGATGACCGGCGCGATGGGGCCAAACGTCTCTTCCCGGTATATCAGCATCTCTGGCGTCACCCCGGTCAGGACGGTCGGGGCAAAGAAATGGCCGCGCTCCAGTCCGCCTTCCGTCAATCGCTTACCGCCCAATGCCAGATGGGCTCCCTTGCTTACCGCGTCCTCCACCTGACGGGTCATTTTGGCCAGCGCCGCTTCGTCGATCAGGGGGCCGATGCGGGTCTCCTCATCCAGTCCATTGCCCACCTTCATCTTCCGGATGCTGGCGACAAGCGCTTCGGTAAAGGGTTCGACGATGGATTTATGGACAAAGATCCGGTTGGGGCTGATACAGGCTTGACCGGTGTTGAGCATCTTGACCAGCGAAACGCCTTTGGCGGCGTGAACCGGATCGACATCCTCAAAGACGATAAACGGCGCGTGCCCGCCCAACTCCATCGACACCCGCTTCATTTGCCGGGCAGCTTTTTCAGCGAGCATTTTGCCCACTTCGGTCGAGCCGGTAAAGGTCAATTTTTTCACTTTCGGGTTGTTCAGGAATTCCTCGCCGATAGGCACCGGGTTGCTGGTCGGCACGAGGTTGACGACGCCCGCCGGGATGCCTGCTTCTTCGAATACTTTAAAGGTTTCGATGGCGCAAAGCGGCGTTTGTTCGGCCGGTTTCAAAATGAAGGTGCAGCCGGCTGCCAGCGCGGGCGCCACTTTCCGGGTGATCATCGAGATCGGGTAATTCCACGGCGTGATCCCGGCTACGACGCCAACGGGCTGGCGGATCGCCAAAAAGCGCTGATCGGCCCGCGGCGCAGGGATCCATTCGCCATAGACCCGCTTGGCCTCTTCCGCGTACCAGAGCAGGAAATCGGCTGCATATTGCACTTCATTGCGGGCTGCCCGAAGCGGCTTCCCTTGTTCTTCTGTCATGGTGCGGGCCAGATGTTCCTTTTTCTTCATCATGATTTCCCAGGCGCGGTAGAGGTATTGCGAACGCTGGTATGCGGTCAGTTTCGACCAAGAGCGGAAGGCTTCAGACGCGGCATCAATCGCTTTGGCGGCGTCCGCTTGTTGGCCGTCCGCTACTTCGGCGATTGGTTGTCCGGTAGCCGGATTGGTGACCGGATAGGTTTTTGAGGTGCTGATCCACTCTCCATTGATGTACAGCATCAGGTGAACCTCCTGTCATCTGTTTGATCATACCCAATCGAAACGGTATCCGTTTTTCTATTGTACTGCATGAACCATCGTTTGAAAAAGTGAAACCTTCATTCCCGGGAGACAATAATAAAAAGGGCGCCCCACTGGGGGTGGCCCTTTTCATGTTGGCGTCTTTACGTCGATGTTTAAGTTGCGGCCTTCACGCCGTGAACGTATTGCTGTGGACGCCGCCCCGTGCGCGGATGAGCGCCTCGGACTGGCGGCTGTGCCGTTCCGTGCGGAAAAGCAGGAGATACGAGGCGATCAGGAAGATGAGAAGATAGGTGACGGCCATGCCGTTATTGAGCGAGGAGTCCTTCCAGCCTGCGTCGGGATTTTTGACTTGCTTATTGATCTCTTTGACCGCCTGATAACTGTTGGCTTGCGCTTCCGGAATCACTTTGCCGTTGGAAGGATCCACATAGACCAGCTTATGCAGCGTATAGCTGAAATGTTTGATCGAAGCGACGGCATAGGCGATTTCTTTCGGATAGTCCGGTGTTTCCGCCGGCTTGCTCAGTTCGTTTTCCAGGCTTTCAATCTCTTTTTGCAAGGATTCGACAGCCTTTTTGGCTTCATCCAGTTGTTTGGAGTAGGTTTCCGTGAGCAGGGCTTTGCTCTCCTGGCTAAGGGTGGCTTGCTGGATGCTGGTCAACTCGTTTTGCACCGATTGCAGTTTCAGTTCGGCCTCACGCAGTTCTTGCCGCTTGGCCTGAAGATCAGCCTGCTTTTGGGATTGTTTGTCCCGGGCCTCCTGTTCAAGGGCTGTGGTGTCATTGGGCACCACGGTCCATTCGGAGATCTTCACCTGTTCCGGCTCTACCTTATTGGCCTCTGCGAGGGCCTTTTGTGCGGCTTTGGTCCACAATTCATTGGTCTCAGC
It encodes:
- the gabD gene encoding succinate-semialdehyde dehydrogenase (NADP(+)) (catalyzes the formation of succinate from succinate semialdehyde; NADP dependent) is translated as MYINGEWISTSKTYPVTNPATGQPIAEVADGQQADAAKAIDAASEAFRSWSKLTAYQRSQYLYRAWEIMMKKKEHLARTMTEEQGKPLRAARNEVQYAADFLLWYAEEAKRVYGEWIPAPRADQRFLAIRQPVGVVAGITPWNYPISMITRKVAPALAAGCTFILKPAEQTPLCAIETFKVFEEAGIPAGVVNLVPTSNPVPIGEEFLNNPKVKKLTFTGSTEVGKMLAEKAARQMKRVSMELGGHAPFIVFEDVDPVHAAKGVSLVKMLNTGQACISPNRIFVHKSIVEPFTEALVASIRKMKVGNGLDEETRIGPLIDEAALAKMTRQVEDAVSKGAHLALGGKRLTEGGLERGHFFAPTVLTGVTPEMLIYREETFGPIAPVIVFEDEEQVLQMANDTHYGLAAYVYTRDLSRAMRMFEGLNFGIIGINDINPTAAAAPFGGMKESGLGREGGKEGIEEYLETKLGGFSI